Genomic window (Capricornis sumatraensis isolate serow.1 chromosome 16, serow.2, whole genome shotgun sequence):
AAGATGAGGCTGTGAAGGCAAAGGGGAATTTGAGTGACAAAATGGTATGGTTCATGGGATGGATGTTGGCCTCagagctggagacctgagttttgGTATTGGCTCTGTTGTGACCTGCTGTGTGATCTTAGTGGTTCTcttgacctctctgagtctcagaaaTCTCCCCTATAAGGCTGGGGAATGTGAGCTAGGAGTTCTTTCCACATTTCTTCCAGGCTGGCAGGCTGTTACCAGGCCCTGGATGGAGGCAACACGGCGGATGCGTTGGTGGACTTCACAGGTGGGGTTTCTGAGCCCATTGACTTGACTGAGGGTGACTTTGCCAATGACGAGGCCAAGAGGAACCAGCTCTTTGAGCGTGTGCTGAAAGTGCACAGCCGGGGAGGCCTCATCAGTGCCTCCATCAAGGTGAGCACACAGAAACAAGCCCCAGAGGATACCCCCACAACCCTTCATCGACCTGATTGGGGTTGGGGGTGACTATGGCTTCCCAGGCAGAACCCCTACCCAGGCTGGCTTATAAATCAGACCCTCAGCCTCATGGGAGGAGGGGAGCAGTTAGAGGGTgcagcccctccccagggctggaCAGCACAAGCCTCAGGTCCCCCCTGCCCTAAGGCCTTGTCCACACTGTTCAACCAGCACCCCATTCTGGCCCTCTCGTATTGGAGAGATGGGTGTCTATACACTCGAGGGTCCCTCAGCCAAGCTTTGAAACAATCAAGCCATGAGGCGgctggaagaggggagggagccCTTTCCGCCTGCTGGCACAGGCCCGGGAGCTGCGAGAGGATCGTCTTATTTCACTGACTGCTCGTATTTTGGGTGGGAAAGCGGGGTCTCAAGCAGAATTTGAACCCATGTTTGGCCGACCAAGCGGTGTATTGATAAAACGACTATCTGGAAAATTAAAAAGCCCTGATTGGCTGacttctgtggtgtaaatactcccaccatggCTGATGTCGAGCTAATGTTTTAACAGCCAGGTTGCAGAATTGCATCAGTGCTAGTGGACTCCAGCACAGCTGTGGGCCTATCCCACTGCAGGTCCCAGGCTTTGTAAAGGGCTGTGAATGCCAGGTCAGTCCCTAACCGCAGAGGAAGGTCGTCGGCGCTGCCATTCCCGCCCCGTCCTGTAGGGGGCGGTGTGCCCCCTGCTCCCGCTGGAGCCCGACAGGCCCCGCCTCTGAGCTGCTGTGTCCCACAGGCAGTGACAGCGGCAGACATGGAGGCCCGGCTGGCGTGTGGCCTGGTGAAGGGCCACGCGTACGCCATCACGGATGTGCGCAAGGTGCGCCTGGGCCACGGCCTGCTGGCCTTCTTCAAGTCGGAGAAGCTGGACATGATCCGCCTGCGCAACCCCTGGGGCGAGCGGGAGTGGAACGGGCCCTGGAGTGACACGTGAGGCCCGGGGCGGGGAGTGGGTGGGGCGGTGGGAGGGGACGCACAGGGCAGGCCCCAGGTGGGTGGGCCGAGGGCCGGGGGCTTGGGCAAGGCCAGGGTgggcctcctggaggaggtggcgcCAGGGCTGGGGCCTTGAAGGATGTGGGGGAAGATGACATTAGGAGAAGACTGTCTttggagggggctgggggtggatTCAGTGTGGGTGGAGGTCTGCAGGTGGGGAGGAGCTGATTCCTTAGGGGATGTAGAGACCCCTCTGGTGCAAGAGTGAGGAAAGCAGGAAGGGAGGCCACCAGGGGCGGGAATGGGAGTGACTGCCCTGTGCTTGGCTCATGGCCCTGGTGAGGCCAGGAGAGGAGTGGAGCCCAGACCCCCACTGAAGGAGCTCCCTTCATTGAGAGTCAGCTCCCCCTTCTCCCTGAGCCTGAAGCTTGGCTCCCAGACCCCCCAGGTCCTGGCAGCCCACAGTTACCTGCAAGAGTGGGCAGAGAAGGCTTCTTGGAGAGGGACTGGGCATGGCCCTGTGCCCCCGACCATCCACACTGATGGAAGCATTGCTGAGCCATCCCTCATGCCTCCTGTCCCTTGCCAAGGTGGCTCTGCTGGGGTTCCTCCTCTGATCCTCTCCCCTCTTGCCTCCCTGTGCTCACATCCCAGCTCAGAGGAGTGGCAGAAGGTGAGCAAGAGTGAGCGGGAGAAGTTGGGTGTGACCGTGCAGGATGACGGCGAGTTCTGGTGAGTGTGCCCTTGCCCAGGGTAGGTGTCCAGGGTTGAGAGGGGaccctcctgtgtgccaggcagggaGCACTGGACAGGATGGCAGGAGTCAGGGCTCTAGCCAACGCCTCATGGTTAActtgttgtgtgaccttggacatgtcACGGCATCTCTGTGGGCCTGTTTCTGCCTCTGTGAAGTGAATTGGGCAGAATGGACCATTTTGTCCCCATAGTTCCCCGCTTCCCACCTCAGGGGACCCTGGGCTGCTCTGGTACCCAGGTGGAGCCCTCAGCAAGTAGACCAGGGTCCTGGACCAGGTACTAGTGGGCAATTGACCAGAGGACGTAGGGCACATGGCTGCCTGATGCCAAGAGCAGGTAGGAAGAGGAGAGGCCTCACAGAGGAGCTAAGACTCAGGGTGCAAAGGAGCCTTGTGGAGACCCAGCccagaggcaacagaggatgctTGGGTTTGGGGAGAGTGAGTTCAGGAAGGCAAGGCAGGTGGGCTGGGAAGATCATAACAGCCTGGGTTAAAGAGCATATTCATGATTCCTGTATTCATTCACCGTTGCATTCATTAATTCTACGTTTAGCCCTGGCTGTATTCTAGGCTCAGTGTCTGTCTTCAGCAGGACACTTTATTTGGAGATAGAGCCACTTCCTGGAGGGGTACAGGGTACCCTGTGTGTGGGAGATGCTATGAGGGCTCCAGGCAGACCCAGAGGTAGATGGCAGTGATCCTGGCACCCTAGTGAGGTCCCCTCTTGCAGGTGTCAGGAGAGCTGCTGCAGGGGGCCCCGCTAGGTCCTCTGGTCTGGGCTCCTGTGGACGAGATCCACTTCGCCCAGTCTGGCTCAGGGGCCAGTTGAATTAAAACAGCAGTAGAAAACCCTCATTGGGAATGGAAAGAATTTTTCATAAGGCCTTTCTTATATATCTTCACCCTTGatgcatatatgtgcatattcTCAAGTATGTGCACACTTGAAGGGGGGTgggcccttcccctcctcccacccaggctcctgGAGGGGTGGCAGCATCCTGGTCACTGCAGCTCACCTGGCAAGGGTTCATACCACTAGCTGTGGACTATAATGGATGGAAATATGCTTTAGAAACCGTAGAGGGCTGTACATATCAGTCATTCGTATTAGTAATGATTGTAACAGCCAGCCTTGGCCAACTCCTTTCTGCCAGAAGTTGTACTACATGTTTTTATTGCATCGCTTAGTTCCTGTGCAAACTCTGTGAAGTAGGCAGCTGCTGTTAGATTGATGCCCATTTTACAAAGCAGGAGACTGAGGCCACAGGAGACGTGAAGGGTCCCTGTGAAGCCACATCTGCGCTTGCTGTGTGGGCCATGGTCCAGAGGGTGTGGGGCGGGTGGGTAGCTGGCGGGGAGGGGCCCGGCCGGCTCAGCCCCTTGCCACACCCAGGATGACCTTTGAGGACTTGTGCCGCTACTTCACGGATATCATCAAGTGCCGTCTGATCAACACATCTTACCTGAGCATCCACAAGACGTGGGAGGAGGCCCGGCTGCGTGGCGCCTGGACGCGGCACGAGGACCCACTGCAGAACCGAAGTGGGGGCTGCATCAACCACAAGGACACCTTCTTCCAGAACCCGCAGGTGGGCCTCCCTGGGGACCCCCACCCACTGCCCCTCGAGCAGCTGTGGGGCCCCCGCCAAAGTCCTGCCATGGCctcctgtgtgaccctgggtacATCCCTGTCCCTCTGTGGATCTCAGCACATCCGTTTGTACAGTGGGGTTGGATGGGCATGTCTGGGTGGTCCTGTCACCCCCAACCTCATGATCTGACCTGCATATGGTCAAGACGAGGAAACAGGCCCGGAGGACTAATGAGTGTCCTGACAAGAGCTACAGGGACATTTTACTTAGAGGCTGAGCTCAGGCTCAGATCCCTCGTTTCCACACACAGTGCTGCTCCTTCCGGGGGAACTCAGCCAGGCTGACTCCCCACAGGGACCCTCCTCTGCAGCCCCCCTGGTCATGACCCTGGAACCCACCTAGTCCTCACTCCTGGTGTGCCTTCGTTGAGCACCAACTGCTCAATGAAGTCTTAAAGTCTTGACGCTGAGCATCCATCATTTCCCCAAGTCCTCCCACCCCGCATGCAGGGTTGGGCATTGTCAGCCCGTCTCACAGATGagggactgaggctcagagaggtgatgtGACTCGCCCAAGCACACACAGCTTCTGGAGCCAGCTAGCCCATCTTCCTGGGTAAGGTCTCACTACATGTCCTTCTTTCTCTGCCCCACCCACAGTACATCTTTGATGTCAAAAAGCCAGAAGATGAAGTGCTGATTTGCATCCAGCAGCGGCCAAAACAGTCCACCCGCCGGGATGGCAAGGGTGAAAATCTGGCCATTGGCTTCGACATCTACAAGGTGAGGCCAGCTGCACCCCTGCTTTGGGTGAGGAGAGTCTGAGCTACCTGGGCCTgggggagaactttctggaacaCTTTGGCCTCTGACCTCACCGTGTCACCCTGGACACGTTGGCTGATGCCCTGGGTATGCTGTGACACGGGTCCTGTCTCGGTCCCCACAGATGCCCAGCCTGCCTTGCATTGGCCCCATGGGAACTTGCAGCCTGACCTCTTCCTGCCCCAGAACCACAGGCTGTCTGGACAGGAAAGGGGAGGATTGCTGGCAGCTGGGGCTAGGCTCTGGGAGGCCCCACATTGCTCCTTCCCTCAGGGCTCTGGGCCCTCTGAGTCGGAGGCCTTGCTGGGCACTGGGAGGAGGCATCCTGGGCAGAGCCAGGTAGGGTTCCCACCGACCTCTCCCTGGCCCGGGCCCCGAGACCTTCCACATGTTGTGATGCCCCGTGTGTGATGACACTCAGCATAGACGGACAGTGTGGGCCTGCCAGACACCAAGAACCCAGTGAAATTATGTGTACCTGTTAAATCCATGGCCTGAGTTGAGGCCCTGGCCTTTGGTATGCTGGGTCGTATTATGACATGTCAGTGTGTTGGGACACTCCCTGTGTGCTAATATTGTGACTTTGACGTGGCATGACCTTTGCTGATGTGACTGTAGCTTATCATGGTGCTTATTCCAGGAATGAAATGGTCTAGCATATCCTATAAGCTGGTGATGTCATTTCTGGACACATGCTGTGACCTAGACAGACAGTGCTACTTGGTTCTGTTATGATGCCAGAAACCCCACGGACATTGTCACCAGGGGGATTCCCATTGCCACTGCCTCCCACCCCAACAGCTtcatgagatataattcacagacCACATGATTCACTTATTTAAAGTGTATTCATAAAGTTGGgcagccatcaccacaatcaacttTAAGACACTTTCATCACCTGCAAAAAAAACCTCAGGCCCTTTAGTCGACATTACCCAGTGTTATCCACCTGGCCCCCCCACCGGCCCCCCAGCCCTAGGCAGAGGCTGGTCTACTTCTGACTGTAGATTTTGCCTATTCTGGTCATCAAGGGGGGCGGAGATGAGAGATGCAGGGTGGGATGAGAGGGGGGCTCTTTGAGACTTAGTGCTTCCACCCCTGGCAGGTGGAGGAGAACCGCCAGTACCGTATGCACAGCCTGCAGCACCGGGCCGCCAGCTCCATCTACATCAACTCCCGCAGCGTCTTCCTGCGCACGGAGCAGCCCGAGGGCCGCTACGTCATCATCCCCACCACCTTCGAGCCAGGCCACACTGGCGAGTTCCTGCTCCGAGTCTTCACTGACGTGCCCTCCAACTGCCGGTGCGTGGGGGCCAGCCGGGGGCCAGGGTTGGCCAGGCCCAGGGCCACTCCAGGCTGACCCACCATATGCAGCCCAGACATGTTCAGTGTCGTCCCAGGCATGAAGCCTGGGCCTCCAGCCTCCCTGGGCTGACCTCAGCACCCATCTCTTttgcctttctctcctccctaTCCCAGCCTCTCTCATCCACGTGAAGGAACAGCTGCTCACGTGTGCACAGCTCTTCACAGTTTACAAAGAAGCTTTCACTCATGTTGTTTGCTTTTCCTGAACCCTGGGTGGGAGGTCTGAcccctccattttacagatcagaatGGGGGATTGAGGTTGGGGGTGGGTTTCTAAGGTCATGCAGCTAGTGGAAGAGTCCTACTAGGTAGACCCTGAAACCACCCCTAAGCTTGCCTCGGTGCATCCCTGTGCGTCCCCGCACTGCCCTCGCACCTAGTAGGCAGCCCAGAGTCCCACATCCCAGACTGGGGAGGCAGCCTGTGGAATGAGTGGACCTCGGTCCGGCCAGTCTGTGCTGTGTGGGCAAGCCCTTTTCCCCAGTGAGCCTAAGTAagtaaatgttagtcactcagttgtgtctgactctgtgagaccccgtggactgtagcctgccaggcttctctgtccatgggacttttccaggcaagaatattattaGAGTGtgtagtcattcctttctccaggagatcttcccagtccaggggtcaaatcccaatctcctgtatttgcagccagattatttaccatctgattcaccagggaagcccagtgagccTGATGCTTCCTAGTGTGTAAAATGGGCCTAATAGTTACCTAGCTCTCAGGGCTTTGTGAGGATTAGAAACAATACCTGCTCCATCCCAGCGGAGTGCTTGGCACTGTGTAACGCATAGCACACTGCTTttccctgggggaggaggggatacccctgggtcaggatgcAGCCGCAGGAAGCTGACAGGGGTTTGTTTGCCTGAGTCCAGCATTGCGTGGACTCAGCACTGCTCCTGCCCTTGCCTCGCCCTCTCGAATCCCCTGACTTTCTGCCTTCCTGGTTCCTCTCCATCACCTCCCACCTCTTCTCTGCTCCACACCAGGGAGCTGCGCCTGGACGAGCCTCCCCGCACCTGCTGGAGCTCCCTGTGTGGCTATCCCCAGCAGGTGACCCAGGTACACGTCTTGGGGGCCGCAGGTCTCAAAGACTCCCCGACAGGTGAGCTTGCAGAAAGCCCCCAGCCCTTGTTCCCCAGCCACAGACAACCTCCATAGCTCTCCTGCTCTTACTGAATGAGAAAGCTTTCCTGACATCCACTTTGGGCCCAGCCTTGGGATGAAGCTGGGCACATTGAGCGGAGCAGGCTCTGCCACCTGCCCGTGGGCAGTCTTCAGTGTGCGGGGCAGTCAGATGTAGGATCAGGCAGCTGGGAGGGAGggttcagggaaggcttcctagagGAAGTGGCCTTTCTACAGGTCGTGGAGATGTTAAGGTATgaaacctggtgctctgggaAGGGGGAACAGTCTTGGTAAAGGTATGGAGGCCAGAGATAACCAGTGTACCCCTTCTTATCTCTGGAAGTTAGGGAGTTGGCCAGGCTCTGGTCTCCCTTCTGAAAATATGAGCCCAGGCTTCTGATTCCAGAGTTCTGTCTCATCcgggccctgccccagcccctaccctcaccccattgCCCACTCCCTCTTACAGGGGCTAACTCTTACGTGATCATCAAGTGTGAGGGGGACAAAGTCCGCTCGGCCGTGCAGAAGGGCACCTCGACACCTGAGTATGATGTGAAAGGCGTCTTCTACCGCAAGAAGCCAAGCCAGCCCATCACTGTGCAGGTGAGCCATCCTGTCTGGTGTCCCTCCTGGGCTCCTGGCCTCATGTTTCCCCGCTCAGAATGGCTGAGCTCAGTGTGgcagggaccacagggacccaggAACGCTGGGTTCTTGTTCCTGCTCTGTGCCTGACCTGGTGTGGCCTTGAGAATTCTCCTGCCTGTCCCTCCTGGAGCCCTGGAGTCCCCTCCGTGGGCTGGGTGAATGGGGTGGATAAGCTGGAGTGATTGTGGGACACAGCAGGGTCAGTCTCCCAGCCACAGACAGTGGTCATCTCTGCCCACCTTGCCCCAAAGCCTTGGGAGTTGTTCCTTAAATTCCCCAGGTGGCAGATGGAGGGGGTGGCTGTTGCCTGAGAGCAGAGGATCAGAAAGCCAGCGtcttggggcttcctggtggtccagtggtaaagaatctgcttgccaaagcaggagacaggttcagtctctggtccaggaagatcccacatgctgtggagcaactaagcctgtgtgccgcaactgctgagcctgtgctctagagcctgggggctgAGACTTGCGGAAacctgagcaccctagagcctgtgttccacaacaagagaaggcactgcaaagagaagcctgcacggcataactagagagtagtccccgctcgctgcagctagagaaaaacccgtgcagcaatgaagacccagcacaaccaaaaataagtaaatgacaaaattaaaaaataaaaaaagaaagccagggTTCTGGACGTGTGCTTCCTTACCCTCTCAGGCCAAGGTGGCCATGATTCTGAGCTCATTGACAGGAAGCCCTGTCCCCAAGACCCAGGCCAGCATCTCTCTGGGTGAGAAACCAGCTGTACACAAATGCCTGGGGACCCTGGGGAAGCTACTGCACTGGGTCCCACTGGATCTAATCACAGACCCATAGATGTTGGGGTTGAAAGGACCCGTAGGGGCCACTGATCCAACCTTCATACTAAAGATGGGGAAACCAGAGCAGGGGGTGTatcatttgtccaaggtcacccaaGGTCATCAGCAGAGctaatagtgacagactttatacaTGGAAGGGAGCTTTGATGGATGGGAGGAAGCCAGAGGCTCCGGAAGGGGCGCAGCCCTGCCCAGGGTCCCTGGTGAGGCAGAGGCAGTGCAGGCCTCCTTTTCCTTGGCCCATCTTGCGCTGCAGGAAGGAGACTCAAGGCTCTGCCGCTGTTGCTGCACCCACACAGACTCATACTCCTCTCCTCAGCGATGACCCTGCACCATCCTCTGTCTCTTTCCAGATCTGGAACCACCGAGTCTTGAAAGACGAGTTCCTGGGCCAGGTGCACCTGAAAGCCAACGCGGACGACCTCCAGGCCCTGCACACCCTCCACCTCCGGGACCGCAACAGCCGGCAGCCCAGCGACCTGCCGGGCACCGTTGCCGTGCGCGTGCTCAGCAGTGCCTCCCTCACGGCCGTCTGATACCCGAAAACCTACCTGCACCTGCAGCTCTCATCACCTTCTGCATGTCCCCAACCTGGCCAGGGACCAGCCTGGGAGCAGGACACCGGGGTCCTTTTCCCACCTTTGCACtgacctgctgtgtgaccttgggaggtctctgcccctctctgggccttagtgTCCCAAGGACCCCAAAGCATTCCCTTCTCATGGAGGAGTCTTCTTGCCTGAGACTTAAAATAGCGCCCCCTACCCCAACTGCCACCATGGCTAAGGGACTCTGTCCATTGAAAACCTTTTCCCAAGGCCCTGCTGTCTGCCAACGGAGTGCCAAGATGTCACTTGTTTACACACGAACTGCCACATCCCCACAGGCCCACCCTTGTCCCACGTGTCCccagggcctgcccctgtgtcccAGACTTGCTGTCTCTGTCACCTTCTAGCCACCATGAAAGGCTGCTTGGCTCTTGGGTTCCTGCTCAGGCTGGAATTGGAGAAGTGTGCAGGTGACATCTGTCTGATCTCCAGTCCTACCCACGCACCTGCCTgtcgttcattcattcaaaggGGATTTGCCAAATAAGTAAACAGCGTCCGTGCGGCCCTGGACGGAGCCAGGCCCTCCCCACAGCCCCGCGAGGCCTGGAGGCCGTCCTGGGCCTGTCCGCCCGCTCTCAGGTCCTCTCGGAGGCAGATGCCCGGGGGGGCTGCCGTCGCCTTCTCCTAGGTTCCATCTCCTTCCCAGCCTCTGGCTTAGGGTCCCTGGAGAGGCGGTGGCCGTGGTGTCGAGGAAGGGTGTCCTGCCCCCACCGCCCTGATGTGGGAAGGAGTGTGTCTGGTGTAGTGGGCCAGCAGGTGGAGGGGGCGTGGGGCACATGTTCCCAGGGCACACTCTGCTGCAAGACCTGGGCTTTTCCTCGGGGCAGAGGCTCTGGGGTGGTGGTCTCCATCCTGCAGGGCTCAGGTCACCCATCACGCTTGGCAGGAGATGGTAAATCCACTTCCTGACCAGAGGCACCTCCGCCAGCATTCCCCCCAAAAACGCGGCTGAGGAGCCATAACCCTCTTGCTGCCTGGACCAAAATGCTCCTTTTAGTCCTCaatgttttatattctttccGTTTTAACTCTCAATTTTAACCAGgggtttttaaaggaaaactgaaagCCTGAccccttttttcttcttaaactcCACTTCCTGTGATCCTCTGATTTTATTTTGATCTGCTTAGGGAGGGACGTGGGCGAGGTCATACCTTCTCAGAGGAGGTCTGGAGGTGGATGAAGAAGACAGGGGTTTGTACTGGGATGTTTTGCCAACCGGCGTCAGCTGTGTTCTTAGAGTGTTAGGGCTGTGGCCAGTTTTGGGTCTCTTCTGTgttctttttgggctccagacCAGGTGATATAAATGAAAAAGTCCAGTTGATTCAAGATGGGGAGTTCCTGTGGCCTTGCTGGGAATTCCTTCAGGGAAACCTGACTTTTTGGCTCCAGATCTGGCTCTTCGGTGCATTGTCCTGGCTGGATCTGTTGGATGCTTGACTTTGCCTCCTTACTCCGGCCCACTCTGCCCCTGTGTCCTGGTCCTGGGACATGGGAGGGGCCGGGAACTGAAGGACCAGGAGAACAAGAGGATTCCTTTTCCTGAACCTGAGCCTAGGGTGAGGACTTTGTGTGTGACCAGGAGCAAGTTGCTTAAACCTCCTGTGCCTCGATTTCCCCCTTCTGCAAAGTGGGGCCAATAATTCTCATTTGTCAGCACTCTTCCTAACAAGTGCTGAATAAGGGCAAAACAGTACCCTTTCTCTGTGTATCTCTGTATGCGTATGCACTATACACGGTCATGTAATCGCCACTTCTCAATGTCTATTGGAAAGGAAGATTTGAGAGTCGGATAGAGAGGTGAGGGCCAGTCAAGCCAGCCTGGGAATTCCGGGGCCCACACGTGGGTCTTTGCTCAGCCACGTGCACCTGGGCCACGGGGGAACCCAGGGCCACCTGGGTGGTCTGCATGGACTTCTGCCTGGGGGCTGGGCACTGTCCCCTGCCCCCTTCTCAAACAACTGGCTCAGCAGTCCTGCCCTTGCTCCCACCCTTCTGGGTGGGCCAGGCTGGCTCCTGGCTGTGTGATAATCTGGGTCCCAGAAGGTCCTGGGGCCTGGGTATGTGAAGATGGAGGTCTTTCAGGCTGGGGCTGGAGGTTGGGTGGGGAGAGCAGCTGCTCTGCTTGCTTGGTGCACCCTGCAGCTCCCGGGGGCCTCAAGTCCCCATTTGAAGATGGGTGGGGCCCCTGCTCTGTGCCACCCTGACTTGGGTGCCACCTGGGTGACTTCCGTGCCACCCTGACTCACCCCTCAGGGCCGAGCTCAGGGTCAGGTGAGTGGAGACCTGTTCTGTTCTCAGAATAAATGTTACCACAATTCCAGAGAGGCCTGCCTGTGTCTTTGTTCCTGGAATGACAGTGAAGGGGACGTTGCCTGGGCCTGGGGGACTGTCCTCTGGGCTGAGAGTCGCATGAGGTAGTTGCAGCTGAGGCTGGGCCCTGCTCTCCCTCGCTACCCAGGGGGGACTTGGGGTTGCTGTCATAGGAATCACTCAGTTGTCCCTTCCCCTGGCCTTCTTCCACGTCTGTTTTGGGCACTGGGGGTGCAGGGAGACAGCCACAGTGCCTTCTGTGGGGCAGCCTACAGACTGAGGAGGGGCACAGAATGAGTGGCGAGGTGGTGTGGGAGCCTGCTGGGGGCAGTTGCGTGAAGGAGGCCAAAAAGATGGGCTTGTGGGGGCACAGATGGGGGGTGGACCAGAGTGGAGGCTGTTGGGGGGAAGATGCTGGCAGCTCAAGCCAGAAAGCCAGGGCTGGCAGTGAGGAGAAACCGGGTACGTTATGGAGATAGAATGGACAGAACTTTGTGACTGGGTTGAGGGAGGGGAACAAGAGAGAAATAACTGAATTAAGACCAATATTTCCCCCTAAGACGGAGAGAAGTATATGGTGAATGAGGTGCCCACCTTAGCTTAGTGCCTGGACCCTAGTGGGTTCTGAGGTGTAGCTACACCGCGTCTGGAGAGAAACACATGCCCGACCCCTCATCCCCTTCCTTACTGCTTCCCTCCATCCCTGCACTCTGCCTGGAgcaccatttcctctccaggactCAATTTTTCCATCGGTGTGAGGCTGACACCCATTGCCCGCCCACTCTGGGACGCTTGGCAAGAGATGATTAGGGGGGTGCTACGTACCAAGAGGAACCTCCCCAGATGGCAGGTGGGAGTCCAGCAGCGGGGATCGGGTCCGGGAGCAGCTCCTATCATGGGCTCCTGGTCAAATACACTCCTGCAGCCAGGGGTCTTCGGGGGTCAGGGTCGGCAGGTTGAGGGGGCCCAGCCCCCACAGAGGCTGGGTTCCAGTGTTGCCACCCACTTGCTCCAGGCACAGGCTGGATGCTCAACCCTGCTCTCCAGGGGGCGCCATTGGGCCACTGGTTTCCCCCTCCACACCGCGTGCCCTACACCATCCTGTGGGTGGCAGCCAGGTGGCGCCTTCCCTCAGGCACATCCCAGttaacagagaaatcaaaagagcTCCTCCCTCCATCCCGGCCAAAGCGGCCCTGGAGAGGCCTGCTTGTCTGGGGTGGTTGCCAGGGTCGCTGCAGGCTAAGGGCCCTGAAGTGCAAGGGCCAGGTCCCAGCGGGGAGTCCTGGGTGTCACTGTCTTTCCTGACGCTAATAGCGAacactctttattttttcctttttcactctcctcccctACTGTAAAATCACATTTTCCACTTCAATTTGCCTGAGTCGCACAGTCAGCTGGTTTGAGAAAGTTTCCTGGATGGTGAGTGACcacaggcacccccgtccctacCCGCCAAGAACAAGCTGTGGGTCAGTGGTGAAGTGATGAGCTTCAGGGGGACAGCTCTGAGGGGAGTCCTCGGGAAGTGGCCTGAGGCAATCAATGGCAGtgtgttgggggcagggaggaag
Coding sequences:
- the CAPN5 gene encoding calpain-5 isoform X1, with the protein product MFSCVKPYEDQNYSALKRACLRRKVLFEDPNFPATDDSLYYKGSPGPTVRWKRPKDICEDPRLFVDGISSHDLHQGQVGNCWFVAACSSLASRESLWQKVIPDWKEQEWDPEKPNAYAGIFHFHFWRFGEWVDVVIDDRLPTVNNQLIYCHSSSRNEFWCALVEKAYAKLAGCYQALDGGNTADALVDFTGGVSEPIDLTEGDFANDEAKRNQLFERVLKVHSRGGLISASIKAVTAADMEARLACGLVKGHAYAITDVRKVRLGHGLLAFFKSEKLDMIRLRNPWGEREWNGPWSDTSEEWQKVSKSEREKLGVTVQDDGEFWMTFEDLCRYFTDIIKCRLINTSYLSIHKTWEEARLRGAWTRHEDPLQNRSGGCINHKDTFFQNPQYIFDVKKPEDEVLICIQQRPKQSTRRDGKGENLAIGFDIYKVEENRQYRMHSLQHRAASSIYINSRSVFLRTEQPEGRYVIIPTTFEPGHTGEFLLRVFTDVPSNCRELRLDEPPRTCWSSLCGYPQQVTQVHVLGAAGLKDSPTGANSYVIIKCEGDKVRSAVQKGTSTPEYDVKGVFYRKKPSQPITVQIWNHRVLKDEFLGQVHLKANADDLQALHTLHLRDRNSRQPSDLPGTVAVRVLSSASLTAV
- the CAPN5 gene encoding calpain-5 isoform X2, which produces MFSCVKPYEDQNYSALKRACLRRKVLFEDPNFPATDDSLYYKGSPGPTVRWKRPKVIPDWKEQEWDPEKPNAYAGIFHFHFWRFGEWVDVVIDDRLPTVNNQLIYCHSSSRNEFWCALVEKAYAKLAGCYQALDGGNTADALVDFTGGVSEPIDLTEGDFANDEAKRNQLFERVLKVHSRGGLISASIKAVTAADMEARLACGLVKGHAYAITDVRKVRLGHGLLAFFKSEKLDMIRLRNPWGEREWNGPWSDTSEEWQKVSKSEREKLGVTVQDDGEFWMTFEDLCRYFTDIIKCRLINTSYLSIHKTWEEARLRGAWTRHEDPLQNRSGGCINHKDTFFQNPQYIFDVKKPEDEVLICIQQRPKQSTRRDGKGENLAIGFDIYKVEENRQYRMHSLQHRAASSIYINSRSVFLRTEQPEGRYVIIPTTFEPGHTGEFLLRVFTDVPSNCRELRLDEPPRTCWSSLCGYPQQVTQVHVLGAAGLKDSPTGANSYVIIKCEGDKVRSAVQKGTSTPEYDVKGVFYRKKPSQPITVQIWNHRVLKDEFLGQVHLKANADDLQALHTLHLRDRNSRQPSDLPGTVAVRVLSSASLTAV